The Jiangella alba genome includes the window CTTGGTCGACAGCGAGACGTCGGTGCGGCCGCCGTCGTAGCCGCGGCCGAACCCGGCGTGCTCGATCAGCCACGCCGCGCTCGACTTCACCAGGCCGTCGCCGGCCGGGAACCGCGGCGCGCCGTCGGGCAGCGCCGCCGCCTGCGCCTCGGTGAGCACCGGGTTGGTGAAGAACGACCCGGCGCTCCAGGTGTCGTGGTCGGCGGCGTCGAGCACCATGCCCTTGCCGGCGCGCAGGGCGAGGACGGTGTCGCGCACCGCGGCGATCGGCGCGCGCCCGCCCACCTCGACGCCGAGCCCGCGGGCCAGCTCGGCGTAGCGGACCGGCATGCCGAGGCCGCCCTCGCGCAGCTGGTAGCTGACGGTGAGGACGACGTAGCGCTCGGAGCCCTTGAACCGGCTGTCGCGGTAGGCGAAGCGGCAGTCGGCGTTGGCGAACGTGCGGACGCGGCGGTCCTGGCGGTCGTAGGTGCGCACCGTCCAGACCGTCTGCGCCACTTCCTGGCCGTAGGCGCCGACGTTCTGCATGGGGGTGGCGCCGACCAGGCCGGGGATGCCGGACAGCGCCTCGATGCCGGGCCACTCGTTCGCGACGGTGTACGCGACGAGGTCGTCCCACGGCTCGCCGGCGGCGGCCGTCAGCAGGACCCCTCCGCAGGCGGCGAGCGCGCCGCTGTCGCAGGAGGCGCTCGCGTCGACGTCGATGCCGCGGGTGCCGGCCAGCACCACCGTGCCGTCGAAGCCGGCGTCGTCGACGACCAGGTTGGAACCGCCGCCGACCACCAGCACCGGCTCGCCGCGCTCGTCGCAGTCGCGGACCAGGCCGATCAGCTCGTCCTCGGTGGTGGCCTCGACGACGCGCTTGGCCGGCCCGCCCAGCCGCAGCGTGGTCAGGCCGGAGAGGGCGACGTCGGTCAGTTCGCGCATCGCGGCCTCGTCGCTACGAGCTCGACGGCCGGTCGGCCGGCAGCCGGCACAGCGCCCGGGCCTGCGTGAGCACCTTCTGCTCGTCGACCTTGACGGTCAGTTCGAGCGCCACCAGGCCGTCGTCGCGGACGTCGGTGACGATGGCGGCCACGCGCACCGCGACGCCGGTGTCGTCGTCGGGGACGACCACCGGGCGGGCGAAGCGGACGCCGTACTCGACCACCGCGGCGGGGTCGCCCAGCCAGTCGGTGAGCAGCCGGCCGGCCAGCCCCATGGTCAGCAGACCGTGGGCGATGACCCCCGGCAGCCCGACGGACTTGGCCACCCGCTCGTTCCAGTGGATCGGGTTGAAGTCGCCGGACGCACCGGCGTACCGGACCAGGTTCTCGCGGGTGATCCAGTACGTCTGGTCGGCGACGACGTCGCCGACGGCCAGCTGCTCGGTCACCCGCTCAGTCACTGGCTCCTCCGTCGGAGTCCTCGGGGCGCACCAGCAGCGTGGCCTCGGACAGGCAGACGTCGGTGCCGTCGGCGTCCTGGACCTCGGTGCGGATCTTCAGCAGGTCGTTGCCGGCGACGGCGCGGACGCCGTCGAGCCGCGTGGTCGCCTCGACCCGGCTGCCCACCGGCAGCGACCGGGAGTAGGTGAAGCGCTGGTCGACGTGTACGACCCGGGCGAACTCGATACCGAGGTCCTTCATCAGCAGGTCGAAGCCGTTCATCACGATGATCATCACGAAGGTGGGCGGCGCGACGACATCGTCGTGCCCGTAGCCGCGCGCGGCTGCGGTGTCGACGTACGCCGGGTTCGCGTCGCCGATGGCCTCCGCGAACTCGCGAATCTTCTCCCGGCTCACTTCGTAGATCTGGGGAGGGTAGACCCGTCCGACGACCGAAGGATCAATGGGCATGCGTTGAACTTACCGTCACCAGAGCCGGGCTCCGACGGGAGACCCTGGCCACGAGCCGGACGCGAACGCGTCAGCGGGTCTCGCGGTGGACGGTGTGGGTGCGGCAGCGCGGGCAGAACTTCTTCAAGTCGAGCCGGTCGGGGTCGTTGCGCCGGTTCTTCTTGGTGATGTAGTTGCGCTCCTTGCACTCCGTGCAGGCCATGGTGATCTTGGGACGGATGTCAGCGCTCTTGGCGGCCACGGGTGCCTCTTTCGGGGACGTCTGGATCGTCGGAACCGTGCAAGGGTACCCGACCTGGTCGTGTCGCACCCAATCGTGCGGGTGTGACGGCCGGGCTGGTGGTAGCGGGGGCGGGATTCGAACCCGCGACACAACGATTATGAGCCGTTTGCTCTAACCACCTGAGCTACCCCGCCGAGGGGAGTCGGCGCCGCGCAAACGGCGCAGCCTCACCAGAGCCCCAATACGGAATCGAACCGTAGACCTTCTCCTTACCATGGAGACGCTCTGCCGACTGAGCTATTGGGGCGTGCGCCAGTTGAGGGTACACAACCTGGGGCCGTGGTGCGAAATCGGCCGTTCGGCTGCGGAGTTCACGTCCCGAACCGGCGGGCCGGGACGTGCACTCACTGTCCTCGAGAGGCGTGGCAGGTGCAGGATTCGAACCTGCGTAGGCTGTGCCGGCTGATTTACAGTCAGCTCCCTTTGGCCGCTCGGGCAACCTGCCGGGTGGTTCCCCGCCATTGGCTGGGACCGGTGAGAGAATACATCAGTGCGGAGGGCGCCGGACAATCGGTTCGGGCTCGAGAGATCCAGAAGGAGCCGTCGTGGCTAGCGAGTCGTCGTTCGACGTGGTGAGCAAGGTCGACCGGCAGGAGGTGGACAACGCGCTGAACCAGGCCTCGAAGGAGATCGCGCAGCGGTTCGACTTCCGTGGCACCGGCGCCTCGATCCGCTGGCAGGGCGAACTGGGCGTCGAGATGGAGGCGTCCGCCGAAGACCGCGTCAACGCCGTGCTCGACGTCTTCAAGGACAAGCTGATCAAGCGCAAGGTCTCACTGAAGGCGCTCGACGCCGGCGAGCCGCGCGCGTCCGGCACCGTCTACAAGATCAACGCCACCCTGCAGGACGGCCTCGACCAGGACCAGGTGAAGAAGATCACCAAGGCCATCCGCGACGACGCGCCCAAGGGCGTCAAGACCCAGGTGCAGGGCGACGAGGTGCGGGTCTCGTCGAAGAGCAAGAACGACCTGCAGACCGTCATGGCCATGCTGCGCGAGCAGGACTTCGACTTCGCCGTCCAGTTCACGAACTACCGCTGACGGGTCGGCCGGCTGCTAGCCTGCGGGAGGCCATGCGAGAGAACGAGGAGGTGGTACCCGTGAACGCAGTATCGACATGGGTGCTCCCCTCCGGGGTCACGGCCGGGCGATAGGTCGTCCGGGAGCGCCGTTCACGAGCCTCCCGAAAGGCACGACCATGCGATTCACGTCGGAACAACGCCTCGACGACGCCGTCCTCGAACGCGAGTTCACACTCGGCGAGATCCCCGGCATCCTGTGGACGCCCGCGGCGGCGTCCGCGCCGGCCCCGCTGATCCTGCTCGGCCACCCCGGCGGGCTGCGTCAGATGTACCCGCGGCTGGTGGGCCGCGCCCGGCACTGCGCGGCGCTGGGATTCGCCGCGGCCACCATCGAGCTCCCCGGGGGCGGCGACCGGCCCCGTTTCGCCGCCGCCGAGCAGGCCCGCGCCGACCTGCGGCGAGCGGTGCGCGCCGGTGAGCCGGTCGACGACGAGATCGTCGACCGGCTCGTCCTCCCGCTGGTCGACCAGGCGGTCCCGGAGTGGCGGGCCACCCTCGACGCGCTCCTCGCGCTGCCCGGGATCGGCGGGCCGGTCGGGTTCGCGGGCGGGGTGATCGCCATCGGCGTCCGGCTGGCGGTGGTCGAGCCGCGCATCTCGGCCGCCGTGCTGTTCGCCGGGAGCTACGTGCCCCGCGTCATCGTCGAGGAGGCCCGGCAGGTCACCATTCCGCTGCTGGTCCTGCTGCAGTGGGACGACGAAGGCAACGACCGGCAGCAGGCGCTGGACCTGTTCGACGCCTTCGGCAGCGAGGAGAAGACGCTGCACGCGAACATGGGCGGGCACACCGGCGTCCCGTCGCACGAGGGCGACGCCGGCGACCGGTTCTTCGTCAGGCACCTGACGTGACGCGGCCGTTCGCGCGGACTTCGGCCGTGCGCCGGGCGGCGTTCACGACGGCGTCGCGTCGTCGTCGCAGGGCGCGGTTGTGATCGGCGAATGAGAACTCCACTCGCGCGTTCCGTCGCGGCCGCCGTCGCCGCGACCCTGCTGCTCCCGGCAGCCGCGGCCGCCGGAGAACACGAGCCGCCCGGGCGCGGCTCCGTCACGCACCCCGTCCTCGAGGGCCGCGCCACGCTGTCGGCCGACCACCTGGCCGAAGGGCCGCCGTCGGGCGCCCTGGCGTCACCGGCGAACGGGCGCCAGGGCCCGTGGGACGGCCAGGTCATCCCGGGCTTCTCGGCCATGGTCGACAACGGCGACGGGACGTTCTGGGCGCAGCCCGACAACGGGTTCGGCTCGAAGGGCAACTCGGCGGACTTCCTGCTGCGCAACTACCTCGTGCGGCCGGACTGGAACACCGGCGACGGCGACTCGGGGCAGATCGAGGTCGAGCGGTTCGTCCAGTACAACGACCGCGACCACGTGCTCGACTTCCCGATCGTCCACGAGAACACCGCGGACCGGCTGCTCACCGGCGCCGACTTCGACATCGAGTCGCTGGTCCGGGCGAAGGACGGCACGTTCTGGGTGGGCGAGGAGTTCGGCCCGTTCCTCCTGCACTTCGCCGCCGACGGCACGCTGCTGGAGCCGCCGGTCCCGCTGCCCGGCGGGCTGAAGTCGCCGCAGAGCCCGTACCTCGCGCCGGGCGAGACGCCGCTGGTGCGGTCCAGCCGCGGGTTCGAGGCGATGGCCGCCTCGCCCGACGGCCGGTACCTCTACCCGATCGTCGAGGGCGCGTACGTCGACGACCCCGACCAGCGCCGCCGCGAGATCCACGAGTTCGACACCCGCCGCGGCAGCTACACCGGCCGGACCTGGAGCTACCAGACGCACCAGGAGGCCAACGTCATCGGTGACGCGTTCACCATCAGCCGCGGGAAGTTCTGGATCATCGAGCGCGACGACTTCGAGGGTGACCAGTCGGTCGTCAAGCGCGTCTACGAGATCGACCTCAACCGCCGCGACCGCGACGGCTACGTGCGCAAGACGCTGATCCTCGACGCGCTGCGCATCGACAACCCGCTGGGCATCGACGCCGGCGAGGGCTACGGGCTGGGCGACACGTACGCGCTGCCGGTGCAGTCGTTCGAGACCGTGCTGCGGCTGAAGGACGGCCGCATGCTGATCGGCAACGACAACAACTACCCGGGCAACGACGCGCGCGTCACCGGCACCCCCGACGACACCGAGCTGGCCATCGTCGACCTGCGCCCGGCCCGGCCATCCGACGACGGCGTCGCGGTCGTCGGGCACCGCGGCGCGTCGGGCTACCGGCCGGAGCACACGCTGGCGTCGTACGAGACCGCGATCCTGCAGTGCGCCGACTACATCGAGCCCGACCTCGTCTCGACGAAGGACGGCGTGCTGGTGGCCCGGCACGAGAACGAGATCGGCGGCACCACCGACGTCGCGGCCCACCCGGAGTTCGCCGGGCGCCGCACCACCAAGGTGATCGACGGCGTCAACGTCACCGGCTGGTTCACCGAGGACTTCACCCTCGCCGAGCTGCGCACGCTGCGGGCGAAGGAGCGCATCCCGGCGACCCGTCCGGCCAACACCGCGTTCGACGGGCTCTACCAGATCCCGACGCTGGACGAGGTGCTCGACCTCGCCCGCACCTCCCGCACCTGCGACGGGGAGCCGGTCGGCGTCTACCCGGAGACGAAGCACCCGACGTACTTCGACTCGATCGGGCTGTCGTTGGAGGAGCCGCTGGTCGCGCAGCTGCGGGCGAACGGGATGGACCACCGGAACGCGCCGGTCATCCTGCAGTCGTTCGAGACCGGCAACCTGAAGGAGCTGGACCGCATGACCGACGTGCCGCTGGCCCAGCTGATCAGCTCCAGCGGCGCCCCGTACGACCTCGTCGCCGCCGGCGACCCGCGCACCTACGCCGACCTCGCGACGGCGGCCGGGCTGCGCGCGATCGCCCGCTACGCCGACGGCGTCGGCCTGGAGAAGAACGTCATGATCCCGCGCACCGCCTCGGGCACGCTGGGCCAGCCGACCCCCGTCATCCGCGACGCGCACCGGGCCGGGCTCGAGGTGCACGGCTGGACCTTCCGCCGGGAGAACCAGTTCCTGCCGGCCGAGTTCCGCTCGTCCGCCGACCCCAACGCCGTCGGCGACGTCGAGGGTGAGATCCGGGTGTTCCTGGAGGCCGGCATGGACGGCTTCTTCACCGACAACCCCGACCTCGGTTCCGCCGCCGCCGAGGAGTTCCGGGACTGACGGCTGATGGCCGGCGGTCTGCTGGGGCTACTGCGCCAGTAGACCGCCAGCCATCGTTCGACGGGTCAGCGCAGGCCGCCGTCGACGTCCAGGGTGACGCCGGTCGTGTAACTGCTCTCCAGCAGGAACACCGCCCCGTGGGCCGCCTCGGCCGCGGTCCCGATGCGGCCCAGCGTGGCCTCGCGCCCGGCCATGGCCACGTACTCGCGCCGGGCGTCGTCGGGCATCGGCTCGCCGCCGCCCAGGGTGTCGATGCGGCCGGGCGACAGCGCGTTGATCCGCACCGGCGCCGCCTCGACGGCCAGCGC containing:
- a CDS encoding UDP-N-acetylmuramate dehydrogenase; translation: MRELTDVALSGLTTLRLGGPAKRVVEATTEDELIGLVRDCDERGEPVLVVGGGSNLVVDDAGFDGTVVLAGTRGIDVDASASCDSGALAACGGVLLTAAAGEPWDDLVAYTVANEWPGIEALSGIPGLVGATPMQNVGAYGQEVAQTVWTVRTYDRQDRRVRTFANADCRFAYRDSRFKGSERYVVLTVSYQLREGGLGMPVRYAELARGLGVEVGGRAPIAAVRDTVLALRAGKGMVLDAADHDTWSAGSFFTNPVLTEAQAAALPDGAPRFPAGDGLVKSSAAWLIEHAGFGRGYDGGRTDVSLSTKHTLALTNRGDASTADLLGLAREVRDGVRSAFGVELVPEPMLVGCSL
- a CDS encoding MaoC family dehydratase, translating into MTERVTEQLAVGDVVADQTYWITRENLVRYAGASGDFNPIHWNERVAKSVGLPGVIAHGLLTMGLAGRLLTDWLGDPAAVVEYGVRFARPVVVPDDDTGVAVRVAAIVTDVRDDGLVALELTVKVDEQKVLTQARALCRLPADRPSSS
- a CDS encoding MaoC family dehydratase N-terminal domain-containing protein codes for the protein MPIDPSVVGRVYPPQIYEVSREKIREFAEAIGDANPAYVDTAAARGYGHDDVVAPPTFVMIIVMNGFDLLMKDLGIEFARVVHVDQRFTYSRSLPVGSRVEATTRLDGVRAVAGNDLLKIRTEVQDADGTDVCLSEATLLVRPEDSDGGASD
- the rpmG gene encoding 50S ribosomal protein L33, which gives rise to MAAKSADIRPKITMACTECKERNYITKKNRRNDPDRLDLKKFCPRCRTHTVHRETR
- a CDS encoding YajQ family cyclic di-GMP-binding protein → MASESSFDVVSKVDRQEVDNALNQASKEIAQRFDFRGTGASIRWQGELGVEMEASAEDRVNAVLDVFKDKLIKRKVSLKALDAGEPRASGTVYKINATLQDGLDQDQVKKITKAIRDDAPKGVKTQVQGDEVRVSSKSKNDLQTVMAMLREQDFDFAVQFTNYR
- a CDS encoding dienelactone hydrolase family protein — protein: MRFTSEQRLDDAVLEREFTLGEIPGILWTPAAASAPAPLILLGHPGGLRQMYPRLVGRARHCAALGFAAATIELPGGGDRPRFAAAEQARADLRRAVRAGEPVDDEIVDRLVLPLVDQAVPEWRATLDALLALPGIGGPVGFAGGVIAIGVRLAVVEPRISAAVLFAGSYVPRVIVEEARQVTIPLLVLLQWDDEGNDRQQALDLFDAFGSEEKTLHANMGGHTGVPSHEGDAGDRFFVRHLT
- a CDS encoding esterase-like activity of phytase family protein codes for the protein MRTPLARSVAAAVAATLLLPAAAAAGEHEPPGRGSVTHPVLEGRATLSADHLAEGPPSGALASPANGRQGPWDGQVIPGFSAMVDNGDGTFWAQPDNGFGSKGNSADFLLRNYLVRPDWNTGDGDSGQIEVERFVQYNDRDHVLDFPIVHENTADRLLTGADFDIESLVRAKDGTFWVGEEFGPFLLHFAADGTLLEPPVPLPGGLKSPQSPYLAPGETPLVRSSRGFEAMAASPDGRYLYPIVEGAYVDDPDQRRREIHEFDTRRGSYTGRTWSYQTHQEANVIGDAFTISRGKFWIIERDDFEGDQSVVKRVYEIDLNRRDRDGYVRKTLILDALRIDNPLGIDAGEGYGLGDTYALPVQSFETVLRLKDGRMLIGNDNNYPGNDARVTGTPDDTELAIVDLRPARPSDDGVAVVGHRGASGYRPEHTLASYETAILQCADYIEPDLVSTKDGVLVARHENEIGGTTDVAAHPEFAGRRTTKVIDGVNVTGWFTEDFTLAELRTLRAKERIPATRPANTAFDGLYQIPTLDEVLDLARTSRTCDGEPVGVYPETKHPTYFDSIGLSLEEPLVAQLRANGMDHRNAPVILQSFETGNLKELDRMTDVPLAQLISSSGAPYDLVAAGDPRTYADLATAAGLRAIARYADGVGLEKNVMIPRTASGTLGQPTPVIRDAHRAGLEVHGWTFRRENQFLPAEFRSSADPNAVGDVEGEIRVFLEAGMDGFFTDNPDLGSAAAEEFRD